A region from the Corallococcus silvisoli genome encodes:
- a CDS encoding PTS sugar transporter subunit IIA, whose amino-acid sequence MRWMDFLSLEAIRPALRAHDRDSLLDELAGLMAPESGVAPEVIASQLRAREALGATVMAGGVAIPHCRVEGARGIVTCLGMSRRGLVFGAPEDGRVRIFVGLVAPTDTAGLHLNVLSRIATLLRAPSLRDALLATTTAREAYALLSWAESLHPQPVESPLPDSLHG is encoded by the coding sequence ATGCGGTGGATGGATTTCCTGTCGTTGGAGGCGATCCGCCCGGCCTTACGGGCGCACGACCGCGACTCGCTGTTGGACGAGCTGGCGGGGCTGATGGCCCCGGAGTCGGGCGTGGCGCCGGAGGTGATTGCCTCCCAGCTCCGGGCGCGGGAGGCGCTGGGCGCCACGGTGATGGCGGGGGGCGTGGCCATCCCTCACTGCCGCGTGGAGGGGGCACGGGGCATCGTCACCTGCCTGGGAATGAGCCGCCGCGGCCTGGTCTTTGGCGCTCCCGAGGACGGGCGGGTGCGCATCTTCGTCGGCCTGGTGGCGCCGACCGACACCGCGGGCCTGCACCTCAACGTGCTCTCGCGCATCGCGACGCTGCTGCGCGCCCCGTCCCTGCGGGACGCGCTGCTCGCCACGACCACCGCCCGCGAGGCCTACGCCCTGCTGTCCTGGGCGGAGTCCCTCCACCCCCAGCCAGTGGAGTCACCGCTCCCGGACAGCCTCCACGGGTGA